A part of Aspergillus oryzae RIB40 DNA, chromosome 7 genomic DNA contains:
- a CDS encoding putative C6 transcription factor (predicted protein), giving the protein MRKLAHFNSIYISPKCPNASRYTRALEERVEYLETQLKSGRRGNNASGGVSNPVAAFLSPPNQAAVQGSSPTGIDHNAIGDLVGFLALNSLEAPAYVGSSSGVSLAANLGEMVQTTVWNQVLASPRGLESAQSTGNGLSANHANLGLSYQPVSTKNSGDRSRPPRMEELLAKGAEPPNDEMGSRIMNAYLTRLHTRYPFLDRRELWRLHEARWQLAKKKREELSKADKFGIFQLYIVYAIGATFLQLSERYSYIPPEKRFYMTALQQASAMCEARSIENIKAMTLLVVYHLRSASSQGVWYMIGLAMRTAIDLGLHRKANEVSLDLFTAQLRRRLFWTVYYLERVVSMSLGRPFSIADRNIDLPLPLDVDDDVRDPTVLSAAPPTDRPTTMTFALFLIKVRQIDSKVQHKIYRADRPLHTLRSKMDRLFLELEEWKQSALLRFNGPDLDYPMLHYNRALRLLIQPFLPSLPLTDPYYHICLRAAGDICQTHKRLHQSLEYGHSFLAVQTVFMAGITLLYALWTHTSEVWSVQMSNDIRACSTVLFVMGERAAWVKKYRDAFELLVNAAMEKLEGSDAAKKVGMAELMTAQHGSANPRNTASMSKEYPTTGPNMPDVNSVQMDPAAQDHGVRMAFQLAPWIDLEEDCPFWMPDFETLESLSGNLWNGEDSVLFDPL; this is encoded by the exons ATGCGTAAGCTTGCCCACTTCAATAGTATTTATATTTCTCCTAAATGCCCTAATGCAAGTAGGTACACTCGTGCTTTAGAAGAACGTGTCGAGTATCTTGAGACGCAACTTAAGTCAGGGCGGAGGGGCAATAATGCCAGTGGTGGTGTCTCAAACCCAGTTGCTGCATTCTTGTCACCTCCTAACCAAGCAGCGGTTCAGGGTAGTTCTCCGACTGGCATCGACCACAACGCTATCGGGGACCTGGTGGGATTTCTTGCATTGAATTCCCTAGAGGCTCCTGCGTATGTGGGGTCGAGCTCAGGAGTCTCTCTGGCAGCCAACCTGGGTGAAATGGTTCAGACAACGGTCTGGAACCAAGTCCTGGCGTCGCCGCGAGGTTTAGAGAGCGCTCAATCTACCGGAAATGGCCTAAGTGCGAATCATGCAAATCTGGGTCTTTCCTATCAACCAGTTAGTACTAAAAATAGCGGTGATCGGTCTCGACCACCGAGGATGGAGGAACTACTGGCGAAGGGTGCTGAGCCACCGAATGACGAAATGGGATCACGAATCATGAATGCTTACCTGACACGACTCCATACACGGTATCCATTCCTCGATAGGAGAGAGCTATGGCGACTGCACGAAGCCCGCTGGCAGTtggcaaagaaaaaacgCGAGGAACTTTCCAAGGCCGATAAATTTGGGATATTTCAGCTATACATAGTCTACGCGATTGGGGCGACCTTTCTCCAATTAAGTGAGCGGTACTCATACATCCCTCCTGAG AAGCGATTCTATATGACCGCCCTTCAACAAGCTTCAGCTATGTGCGAAGCACGTTCCATTGAAAACATAAAAGCCATGACGCTTCTAGTTGTGTACCACCTTCGCTCCGCGTCTAGTCAGGGAGTGTGGTACATGATAGGACTAGCGATGCGAACTGCTATTGACCTGGGGCTACACAGGAAAGCAAATGAGGTCAGCCTTGACCTATTTACAGCCCAACTGCGGCGAAGGCTATTCTGGACAGTTTACTACTTAGAGAGAGTCGTATCCATGTCCCTGGGTCGACCCTTCAGCATTGCAGACAGGAACATCGACCTCCCCTTGCCCTTAGACGTGGACGATGACGTACGGGACCCAACTGTTCTAAGTGCAGCCCCCCCGACAGATAGACCAACAACGATGACATTTGCCTTATTTTTAATCAAAGTACGCCAGATTGATTCCAAAGTTCAACATAAGATATATCGGGCAGATCGACCACTCCACACCCTCCGCTCAAAGATGGACCGTCTGTTCCTTGAATTAGAAGAGTGGAAACAATCAGCACTACTGCGATTTAATGGACCAGATCTTGACTATCCAATGTTACATTACAACCGGGCGCTACGACTTTTGATTCAGCCTTTTCTGCCGTCGCTCCCTCTCACAGACCCATATTATCATATCTGTCTCCGCGCGGCCGGCGACATCTGCCAGACCCATAAAAGATTACACCAGTCGCTCGAATACGGTCACTCTTTCCTAGCAGTGCAGACCGTATTCATGGCAGGTATCACATTGCTGTACGCCCTATGGACGCACACTAGCGAGGTATGGTCCGTGCAGATGAGCAACGACATCCGCGCCTGCTCCACGGTACTATTCGTCATGGGCGAACGAGCAGCATGGGTCAAGAAATACCGAGACGCATTCGAGCTCCTCGTCAACGCGGCcatggagaagctcgaagGAAGCGACGCAGCCAAGAAAGTTGGAATGGCCGAACTGATGACAGCCCAACATGGCAGCGCCAATCCGCGCAACACTGCTAGCATGTCCAAGGAGTATCCGACAACCGGCCCGAACATGCCCGATGTCAACTCAGTGCAGATGGATCCGGCAGCACAGGATCACGGAGTGCGCATGGCATTCCAGCTTGCTCCCTGGATTGACCTGGAGGAAGATTGCCCGTTCTGGATGCCTGATTTTGAGACTTTAGAGAGTTTATCGGGGAATCTGTGGAACGGTGAGGATTCTGTACTGTTTGATCCTCTGTGA
- a CDS encoding putative MFS transporter (predicted transporter (major facilitator superfamily)), whose amino-acid sequence MNRQQAAEKALHDQTNILPIGQLLIVFAGLAVSLLITFVDQNGISVTLPTIAKDLHAENTISWAGTSSLIANTMFTVLYGRLSDIFGRKIVYLFALALLCIADLLCGLSQNAAMFYVFRGLAGVAGGGVTSLTMIIVSDIVTLEQRGKYQGILGASLGLGNVIGPFLAAAFIMKATWRAFFWLLAPLSVCSIVVGYFLIPNNAQKTSFRKNLGRIDHYGIFASSIGIIFLLIPISGGGSYFQWDSAMVISMLVIGGCSLIVFIIIEWKVATLPMLPMVMFRNKVICTLFLQSFLLGAVYQSNLYYLPLYYQNARGWSPIISAALTTPMVACQSLASICSGQYISRRKRYGEVIWTGFGLWTLGAGLMLLFNRHTSIGAIVVIVLVQGIGIGFTFQPTLVAFQAHCTKAHRAVIISNRNFFRCLGGACGLAVSAAILQAVLKSNLPEGYQNIAHSTYSLPSRSGVADADWEQIITAYAKASRGVFILQVPLIGICFLLCFFIKDRGLERPKDPGEEEEEEKKKQKNDDSRGAQEHATQENSLHSDLENQSASANNANRGG is encoded by the exons ATGAATCGGCAACAAGCTGCAGAGAAAGCTTTGCATGATCAGACCAATATCTTGCCAATTGGTCAACTACTGATTGTTTTTGCTGGCTTGGCAGTGTCATTACTTATCACTTTCGTCGACCAGAATGGCATCAGCGTTACTCTCCCCACAATTGCCAAAGATCTCCATGCTGAAAATACTATCTCCTGGGCGGGTACATCGTCACTCATCGCAAATACTATGTTTACGGTGCTGTATGGCCGTCTTTCCGATATTTTTGGCCGAAAGATAGTCTACCTTTTTGCGTTGGCCCTGCTCTGTATTGCCGATTTGCTCTGTGGCCTGTCACAGAATGCCGCTATGTTTTATGTCTTTCGAGGACTGGCAGGTGTTGCAGGAGGTGGTGTTACCTCTTTGACCATGATCATTGTATCTGACATCGTGACCCTTGAACAACGAGGTAAGTATCAGGGAATATTGGGTGCCTCGCTTGGACTTGGAAACGTAATTGGTCCCTTCCTTGCAGCTGCTTTTATCATGAAGGCGACTTGGCGGGCGTTTTTCTGGCTCCTCGCTCCGTTATCAGTATGCTCCATAGTGGTGGGATATTTTCTCATACCAAACAATGCCCAAAAGACTAGTTTCAGAAAGAATTTGGGGCGGATTGATCACTACGGAATTTTTGCGTCGTCTATCGGGATCATCTTCCTGCTCATCCCCATTTCGGGCGGCGGCTCTTACTTCCAGTGGGACTCTGCAATGGTGATAAGCATGCTCGTTATTGGTGGTTGCTCCCTGATTGTTTTCATTATCATAGAGTGGAAGGTGGCCACACTTCCTATGCTTCCCA TGGTTATGTTCAGGAATAAAGTCATATGTACTTTGTTCCTGCAGAGCTTCCTTCTCGGGGCCGTCTACCAGTCCAACCTCTATTATCTGCCTTTGTACTACCAAAATGCTAGAGGATGGTCTCCAATCATCTCTGCAGCACTAACGACGCCCATGGTAGCTTGCCAGTCACTGGCCTCTATCTGCTCTGGACAGTACATCTCCCGCCGCAAACGTTACGGGGAGGTTATCTGGACAGGCTTCGGTCTTTGGACCCT TGGTGCCGGCTTAATGCTTCTTTTCAATCGTCATACCAGTATCGGAGCAATAGTCGTAATCGTCCTCGTACAGGGCATAGGTATAGGCTTCACCTTTCAGCCTACACTAGTGGCCTTCCAAGCTCACTGCACCAAAGCTCACCGGGCAGTTATAATATCGAACCGCAACTTCTTCCGCTGCCTGGGCGGTGCTTGTGGGCTGGCTGTGTCGGCCGCGATACTGCAGGCGGTTCTCAAGTCCAATCTGCCAGAAGGGTATCAGAATATCGCTCACTCGACATACTCATTACCATCCAGATCAGGCGTTGCGGACGCAGATTGGGAGCAAATTATCACTGCCTATGCGAAGGCCTCAAGGGGAGTTTTCATTTTGCAAGTACCGCTGATCGGGATTTGTTTccttttgtgtttctttatCAAAGATAGAGGACTAGAAAGGCCCAAGGACCccggggaagaagaagaagaggaaaagaagaagcaaaagaatgaCGATAGCCGTGGAGCCCAGGAGCACGCTACCCAGGAAAACAGTCTGCACTCGGATCTTGAGAATCAATCCGCTTCTGCTAATAATGCGAATCGTGGGGGTTAA
- a CDS encoding putative tubulin-specific chaperone Rbl2 (predicted protein) gives MAPRSQLEITTSSVLRLVKEEASYHQEYQQQTERIKKLESQQGGDDENKEYLLRQERLALEETKKVLPVLKKKLEDTIATLQSLLTEEGKKGPQSNVEHINAAKDAISKARTAEREIA, from the exons ATGGCGCCACGCTCGCAATTGGAGATCACCACCTCGTCTGTCTTGCGCctggtcaaggaagaagcatCTTACCatcaagaatatcaacaacagACAGAGCGCATTAAGAAATTAGAGAGTCAACAGGGCGGCGATGACGAGAACAAAGAGTATCTGTTGAGGCAAGAG CGTCTTGCACTTgaagaaaccaagaaggTCCTCCCGGtcttgaaaaagaagctcgAAGATACGATAGCGACGCTCCAGAGTCTCCTG ACCGAGGAGGGCAAGAAAGGACCCCAGAGCAACGTCGAGCACATCAATGCTGCCAAGGACGCTATTTCAAAGGCCAGGACGGCTGAGCGGGAGATCGCTTGA
- a CDS encoding uncharacterized protein (flotillins): MHSYNANVKELQDTPGSEYFSILSKKAHEGALNQAKIDVAEARMKGEIGEAEKKGKMKQEISKIDADTAVLETKRKAEKAKADSELMNRQTELDASVQISKITTKRQTEMKDAELQKQVESKRAETELERLRASEVTKSKVARESAQENADAAYYTEQKAADARLYKHKMDADAAYI; the protein is encoded by the exons ATGCACAGTTACAACGCCAATGTCAAAGAGCTCCAGGACACTCCTGGCAGCGAATATTTCAGCATCCTAAGCAAAAAAGCGCACGAAGGAGCTCTTAACCAAGCAAAGATCGATGTTGCTGAGGCACGGATGAAAGGTGAGATCGGAGAGGCagagaaaaaggggaaaatgAAGCAGGAAATTTCCAAAATCGATGCCGATACTGCTGTACTGGAGACGAAACGGAAGgccgagaaagccaaggCGGATTCCGAGCTCATGAATCGTCAGACTGAGCTCGATGCCAGTGTCCAAATCAGCAAGATCACAACCAAGCGCCAGAcagagatgaaggatgcagaACTGCAGAAACAAGTGGAGTCCAAGCGTGCCGAAACCGAACTAGAACGTCTTAGAGCCAGTGAGGTCACCAAAAGCAAGGTTGCACGCGAGTCTGCACAGGAGAATGCAGATGCCGCTTACTATACAGAACAGAAAGCAGCTGATGCGCGGTTGTATAAACACAAGATGGATGCAGACGCAGCTT ATATATAG
- a CDS encoding uncharacterized protein (predicted protein) has protein sequence MSKAYGALIDVLGGPQAFLQFRMMENGTYEKLAKANGDAIRGLSPKISSWNTGTPAILLIYHFLFLMFLQSLHFLFASLCPLRNTHCLSYVNIGQYRRLLCF, from the exons ATGTCTAAGGCATACGGTGCCCTTATTGACGTCCTCGGGGGACCTCAAGCCTTCCTACAGTTCAGAATGATGGAGAACGGTACATATGAGAAGTTAGCCAAGGCCAATGGTGATGCTATCAGAGGACTATCACCCAAGATCTCGTCATGGAACACCG GGACTCCAGCCATCCTTTTGATTTaccatttccttttcttgatgtttttgCAGTCCTTGcattttctctttgcttctctttgtcctctTCGTAATACCCACTGTCTTTCTTATGTCAATATCGGTCAATATCGAAGGTTGTTATGTTTCTGA
- a CDS encoding uncharacterized protein (predicted protein): MPDRHHKSENWWLRSRRMFKMLHQVRFHMTHDLPSSHANITDTKCLAIWVTPPDFLHMTVMEMASCRTEADIEAFLTHLQESGTVPDLVDYTFHHRTRLVKPILSYDATAMALSFVPAAGEETAVGNQTYCNEGDRYTYHHLRRDLFDRLTATGLLMKPRYIVPSAHITIARFTTHDGFMVEGSGPDAVPVVDQERVAALVERIEKINEKLRQKYWPQENGAMTAKGEWIVGQGKGLELCKGRSFYGGGENVITGKGFP, from the coding sequence ATGCCCGACCGCCACCACAAATCCGAGAACTGGTGGCTGAGATCCAGGCGGATGTTCAAGATGCTGCACCAGGTTCGTTTCCATATGACTCATGATCTTCCCTCTAGTCATGCCAATATCACTGATACCAAATGCTTAGCCATCTGGGTGACACCGCCGGATTTCCTGCACATGACTGTGATGGAGATGGCTAGTTGTCGGACAGAAGCGGATATTGAGGCGTTTCTCACTCATTTACAAGAAAGTGGCACGGTACCAGACCTGGTAGATTACACATTCCATCATCGGACGCGGTTGGTTAAGCCCATTCTCAGCTATGATGCGACTGCCATGGCCTTGAGCTTCGTTCCTgcggctggggaggaaaCCGCCGTTGGAAACCAGACATACTGCAATGAAGGGGATAGGTATACCTATCACCATTTGCGACGTGATCTTTTTGATCGCCTGACTGCAACTGGTTTGTTGATGAAACCGAGGTACATTGTTCCCTCGGCACATATTACCATTGCGCGGTTTACTACACACGATGGATTTATGGTAGAAGGCTCAGGGCCAGATGCAGTCCCAGTTGTAGATCAGGAGCGAGTCGCTGCGCTGGTCGAGAGGATCGAAAAGATTAATGAAAAACTCCGGCAGAAATATTGGCCGCAGGAGAATGGGGCCATGACTGCGAAAGGAGAGTGGATTGttggacaaggaaaagggctAGAGCTTTGTAAGGGTAGATCATTTTACGGTGGAGGAGAGAATGTTATCACAGGGAAAGGGTTCCCATGA